A window of the Streptomyces sp. JB150 genome harbors these coding sequences:
- a CDS encoding GNAT family N-acetyltransferase produces the protein MLRALKEMGIVDLVLRPGTAEDAAECGRICFEAFAGVAREHGFPPDIPSLEAGLALIEGALTHPGFYSVVAELDGRVVGSNFLDERSPVVGVGPVTIDPAVQNRGVGRRLMRDVMRRAAERGAPGIRLLQSGYHNRSFSLYVSLGFAFRETVACVQGEALRREVPGAGVREAVDADLAACNELCRRVHGVDRGGEVADALKQGTARVVEREGRVTGYATDLAFFAHAVAETTLDLRALIASAPAFGGPGILVPARDTTLLQWCLAGGLKVVQLLSLMTIGLYNEPDGAYLPSILY, from the coding sequence GTGCTTCGTGCGCTGAAGGAGATGGGGATCGTGGATCTCGTCCTGCGCCCAGGTACCGCCGAGGACGCGGCGGAGTGCGGCAGGATCTGCTTCGAGGCGTTCGCCGGGGTCGCCCGTGAGCACGGGTTCCCGCCGGACATCCCCAGTCTCGAGGCGGGTCTCGCCCTCATCGAGGGCGCGCTGACGCATCCGGGGTTCTACAGCGTCGTCGCAGAACTCGACGGCCGCGTGGTCGGGAGCAACTTCCTGGACGAGCGGTCGCCCGTCGTGGGCGTCGGGCCGGTGACCATCGATCCGGCTGTCCAGAACCGGGGCGTGGGCCGGCGGCTGATGCGGGACGTGATGCGCCGGGCCGCCGAGCGCGGGGCGCCGGGGATCCGGTTGCTGCAGAGCGGCTATCACAACAGGTCGTTCTCGCTGTACGTCAGCCTGGGGTTCGCGTTCCGGGAGACCGTGGCCTGTGTGCAGGGGGAGGCGCTGCGGCGGGAGGTGCCCGGAGCCGGTGTCCGCGAGGCCGTGGACGCGGACCTCGCGGCGTGCAACGAGCTGTGCCGGCGCGTGCACGGCGTCGATCGCGGCGGTGAGGTCGCCGACGCGCTGAAGCAGGGCACCGCCCGGGTCGTCGAACGGGAGGGGCGGGTGACCGGGTACGCCACGGACCTCGCGTTCTTCGCGCACGCCGTGGCCGAGACCACCCTCGATCTGCGGGCACTGATCGCCTCGGCGCCCGCGTTCGGCGGACCCGGCATCCTCGTGCCCGCGCGCGACACCACGCTGCTCCAGTGGTGCCTGGCCGGCGGACTCAAGGTCGTGCAGCTGCTGAGCCTGATGACCATCGGCCTCTACAACGAGCCCGACGGGGCCTACCTGCCCTCGATCCTCTACTGA
- a CDS encoding septum formation family protein: MTVRAPHRSLRGIPAVAALLAIGAVGCSGVSDAVDSAKDTAKKAARQQSVYSLDIGDCYNPNGKAEGTAYAVEVVPCDEAHVGQVVGEFAIEGKGQKYPGDDEITAVADTRCPVEAQKFAPDTWALPKGAALFYYTPTQESWATGDRAVSCTYTAEKGKFSGSLETAKSLKPEQLTFLKGSNAVYEALWANQPEKDTVEDDLAGYKAQAKAVEAALNAHVEGLAGIEGAEVGKLRSTLQKAAGDWKKAAGAADADAFYVAYDPAFTGIDPNKSVAARKELGLATTVPADEAEVWAG, encoded by the coding sequence ATGACAGTCCGTGCCCCGCACCGTTCCCTTCGCGGCATACCCGCCGTTGCCGCCCTGCTCGCGATCGGCGCGGTGGGATGCTCGGGAGTCTCCGACGCCGTCGACAGCGCGAAGGACACCGCGAAGAAGGCGGCTCGCCAGCAGTCGGTGTACTCGCTCGACATCGGTGACTGCTACAACCCGAACGGCAAGGCCGAGGGGACGGCGTACGCCGTCGAGGTCGTGCCGTGCGACGAGGCGCACGTGGGTCAGGTCGTCGGCGAGTTCGCGATCGAGGGCAAGGGCCAGAAGTACCCCGGCGACGACGAGATCACGGCGGTCGCGGACACCCGCTGCCCGGTCGAGGCGCAGAAGTTCGCGCCGGACACCTGGGCGCTGCCCAAGGGCGCCGCCCTCTTCTACTACACGCCGACCCAGGAGAGCTGGGCGACGGGCGACCGCGCGGTGAGCTGCACCTACACCGCGGAGAAGGGCAAGTTCAGCGGCTCCCTGGAGACCGCGAAGTCCCTGAAGCCGGAGCAGCTCACCTTCCTCAAGGGCTCGAACGCGGTCTACGAGGCCCTGTGGGCGAACCAGCCCGAGAAGGACACCGTCGAGGACGACCTGGCCGGTTACAAGGCGCAGGCCAAGGCCGTCGAGGCCGCCCTCAACGCGCACGTCGAGGGCCTGGCCGGCATCGAGGGCGCCGAGGTCGGCAAGCTCCGCTCGACGCTGCAGAAGGCGGCCGGCGACTGGAAGAAGGCCGCCGGCGCCGCCGACGCGGACGCCTTCTACGTCGCCTACGACCCGGCGTTCACCGGCATCGACCCCAACAAGTCGGTCGCCGCCCGCAAGGAGCTGGGCCTGGCCACCACCGTCCCGGCCGACGAGGCCGAGGTGTGGGCGGGCTGA
- a CDS encoding transcriptional regulator encodes MSTEIPDPLEGFDATIHAPNRLRICALLDAAGEAEFGLVQNQLGVSASALSKHVTVLMDAGYVEQRKAVRNTRQRVWLRLTPRGRDAYQGHLAALRAIVGSSDPSL; translated from the coding sequence GTGAGCACCGAGATCCCCGATCCGCTGGAAGGTTTCGACGCCACCATCCACGCCCCGAACCGGCTGCGCATCTGCGCTCTTCTGGACGCTGCCGGCGAGGCGGAGTTCGGCCTGGTCCAGAACCAACTCGGCGTCTCCGCCTCCGCGCTGAGCAAGCACGTCACCGTACTGATGGACGCCGGCTACGTCGAGCAGCGCAAGGCCGTCCGCAACACCCGGCAACGGGTGTGGCTCCGGCTGACCCCCCGAGGACGCGACGCGTATCAGGGGCACCTTGCGGCGCTGCGGGCGATCGTGGGGTCGTCGGATCCGTCGCTCTGA
- the dcd gene encoding dCTP deaminase encodes MLLSDKDIRAEIDAGRVRIDPYDESMVQPSSIDVRLDRFFRVFENHRYPHIDPSIEQADLTRLVEPEGDEPFILHPGEFVLASTYEVISLPDDLASRLEGKSSLGRLGLVTHSTAGFIDPGFSGHVTLELSNLATLPIKLWPGMKIGQLCMFRLSSPAEFPYGSERYGSRYQGQRGPTASRSFLNFHRTQV; translated from the coding sequence GTGCTTCTCTCAGACAAGGACATCCGGGCCGAGATCGACGCCGGGCGGGTACGGATCGATCCCTATGACGAATCGATGGTGCAGCCGTCGAGCATCGACGTGCGGCTGGACCGTTTCTTCCGGGTGTTCGAGAACCACCGGTACCCGCACATCGACCCCTCCATCGAGCAGGCGGATCTGACGCGGCTCGTGGAGCCGGAGGGGGACGAGCCGTTCATCCTCCACCCCGGGGAGTTCGTGCTGGCCAGCACGTACGAGGTGATCTCGCTTCCCGACGACCTCGCCTCCCGCCTGGAGGGCAAGAGCTCGCTGGGGCGGCTCGGGCTCGTCACCCACTCCACCGCCGGGTTCATCGACCCCGGCTTCTCCGGGCACGTGACCCTCGAGCTGTCGAACCTCGCCACGCTGCCGATCAAGCTGTGGCCCGGCATGAAGATCGGCCAGCTGTGCATGTTCCGGCTCAGCTCGCCGGCCGAGTTCCCGTACGGGAGCGAGCGGTACGGCTCCAGGTACCAGGGGCAGCGCGGTCCGACCGCGTCGCGCTCCTTCCTCAATTTCCACAGGACGCAGGTGTGA
- a CDS encoding phosphoribosyltransferase, which translates to MSDVRENLTYERFGTAIRELAQTIADDGYEPDVVLSIARGGVFVAGGLAYALDCKNIHLVNVEFYTGVGTTLPMPVMLAPVPNAIDFTDKKVLIADDVADTGKTLKLVHDFCLEHVAEVRSAVIYEKSHSLVKCEYVWKRTDEWINFPWSVEPPVVKRAGQVLDA; encoded by the coding sequence GTGAGCGACGTACGGGAGAATCTGACCTACGAGCGGTTCGGTACCGCCATCCGTGAGCTCGCGCAGACCATCGCCGACGACGGGTACGAGCCCGACGTCGTGCTGAGCATCGCGCGGGGCGGGGTGTTCGTGGCCGGTGGGCTCGCCTACGCCCTCGACTGCAAGAACATCCACCTGGTGAACGTCGAGTTCTACACCGGTGTGGGCACCACGCTGCCCATGCCCGTGATGCTCGCCCCCGTGCCGAACGCGATCGACTTCACCGACAAGAAGGTGCTGATCGCGGACGACGTCGCCGACACCGGCAAGACGCTGAAGCTGGTGCACGACTTCTGCCTGGAGCACGTCGCCGAGGTGCGGTCCGCGGTGATCTACGAGAAGTCGCACTCGCTCGTGAAGTGCGAGTACGTGTGGAAGCGCACCGACGAGTGGATCAACTTCCCGTGGTCCGTCGAGCCGCCCGTGGTGAAGCGGGCCGGGCAGGTGCTCGACGCCTGA
- a CDS encoding Yip1 family protein, with translation MSQLGSKAGPGTPGPARHSPGPGTFVDVAGFRIGRGGRDDRAPHTRPHNPPYGRQAPQGPSSYGHPPAPQPHPYPGQQSYGGGPGGPWPPSHGGPGGPGGRGGHAGPGGHAGYGGHSGGEPEYFGDDGSSYPHPGTTDPYAANNPGHTQAFSIDEDPYQQGGTYQTGAMAPAAPIGPRLPWKDLLKGIVLAPNQTFLRMRDYTMWGTALIVTFLYGLLAVFGFDGAREDAINATLSSAVPIVLTTAVAMVLSAFILGVVTHTLARQLGGNGAWQPTVGLSMLIMSLSDAPRLIVAMFLGGDAPFVQILGWVTWVAGGALLTLMVSRSHDLPWPKALGASAIQLIALLSIVKLGTF, from the coding sequence ATGTCACAGCTCGGCAGCAAAGCCGGGCCCGGAACCCCGGGCCCGGCACGTCACTCTCCGGGACCAGGTACGTTCGTTGACGTGGCTGGATTCAGGATCGGACGCGGCGGCCGGGACGACCGCGCCCCGCACACGCGACCGCACAACCCCCCGTACGGCCGGCAGGCGCCGCAGGGCCCGTCGTCGTACGGCCATCCCCCCGCGCCGCAGCCGCACCCGTACCCGGGGCAGCAGAGCTACGGCGGCGGGCCGGGCGGCCCGTGGCCCCCGTCGCACGGCGGACCGGGCGGTCCCGGCGGCCGAGGCGGTCACGCAGGCCCTGGCGGCCACGCCGGTTACGGCGGTCACAGCGGCGGCGAGCCGGAGTACTTCGGCGACGACGGCTCGTCGTACCCGCACCCGGGCACCACGGACCCGTACGCGGCGAACAACCCCGGCCACACCCAGGCCTTCTCCATCGACGAGGACCCGTACCAGCAGGGCGGGACCTACCAGACGGGCGCCATGGCCCCGGCCGCGCCGATCGGCCCGCGGCTGCCCTGGAAGGACCTGCTGAAGGGCATCGTCCTCGCCCCGAACCAGACGTTCCTGCGGATGCGGGACTACACGATGTGGGGCACCGCCCTCATCGTCACCTTCCTCTACGGCCTGCTCGCGGTCTTCGGCTTCGACGGCGCCCGCGAGGACGCGATCAACGCCACGCTCTCCAGCGCGGTGCCGATCGTGCTCACGACCGCGGTCGCCATGGTGCTGAGCGCGTTCATCCTGGGCGTGGTCACCCACACCCTGGCCCGCCAGCTCGGCGGCAACGGCGCCTGGCAGCCGACGGTCGGCCTCTCCATGCTGATCATGTCCCTCTCGGACGCGCCGCGCCTGATCGTCGCGATGTTCCTCGGCGGCGACGCCCCGTTCGTGCAGATCCTCGGCTGGGTCACCTGGGTGGCGGGCGGCGCCCTGCTCACCCTGATGGTGTCCCGCTCCCACGACCTGCCGTGGCCGAAGGCGCTGGGCGCGTCGGCGATCCAGCTGATCGCGCTGCTGTCGATCGTGAAGCTGGGCACGTTCTAG
- a CDS encoding VCBS repeat-containing protein produces MQHTLRLALATATAAALTGGLLTFTAATATAADSTHVPQADFNGDGIGDVAFSAAGAQVSGKQTAGQVVALYGTATGVTSTQRAVVSQNTTGTPGSAETGDGFGSEHAYADFNGDGYDDLAVSAPGEDVGSDQDGGGVAVLWGSAKGLTGTGVTIADPAPSAHDRWGKNLAAGDFDGDGKADLAVGNTSSTLHVLKGGISATGKAVGGRYTIKPPILSGGSARGPLNLTAGDVNGDKRTDLVVDGFETQTDYGWNTNYLVPGTASGLSTASAQRLKAGVITAIGDIDADGYGDIVTGMYWNRADGDVAFPEASDGGKVWITYGTASGAGSTTSITQNTGNVPGTSEKNDYFGYELDLGDINGDGYQDLVVGVAGENIDGITDTGMVTVLYGSASGLNTSSGAQSFAQSTAGVPGEDEKNDALGADVKLDDVTGDGRADLIAGSYENDGNGAILYLPSNGTKITTSGGRTVSPSATGVSTTGTPSFGVNIAD; encoded by the coding sequence ATGCAGCACACCCTGCGACTCGCCCTCGCGACGGCCACCGCGGCCGCGCTGACGGGCGGGCTGCTCACCTTCACGGCCGCGACGGCGACCGCCGCCGACTCCACGCACGTCCCGCAGGCCGACTTCAACGGCGACGGCATCGGCGATGTCGCCTTCTCCGCCGCCGGCGCCCAGGTGAGCGGCAAGCAGACCGCCGGCCAGGTCGTCGCCCTGTACGGCACCGCCACCGGCGTCACCTCCACCCAGCGCGCCGTGGTCAGCCAGAACACCACGGGCACCCCGGGCAGCGCCGAGACCGGCGACGGCTTCGGCTCCGAGCACGCCTACGCCGACTTCAACGGCGACGGCTACGACGACCTGGCCGTCTCCGCTCCCGGGGAGGACGTCGGCAGCGACCAGGACGGCGGCGGCGTCGCCGTGCTGTGGGGCTCCGCCAAGGGCCTGACCGGCACCGGCGTGACCATCGCCGACCCGGCGCCCTCCGCGCACGACAGGTGGGGCAAGAACCTGGCCGCCGGCGACTTCGACGGCGACGGTAAGGCCGACCTGGCCGTCGGCAACACCTCCAGCACCCTCCACGTCCTCAAGGGCGGCATCAGCGCCACCGGCAAGGCGGTCGGCGGCCGCTACACGATCAAGCCGCCGATCCTGTCCGGCGGCTCCGCCCGCGGCCCGCTCAACCTCACCGCGGGCGACGTCAACGGCGACAAGCGCACCGACCTCGTCGTGGACGGCTTCGAGACGCAGACCGACTACGGCTGGAACACCAACTACCTGGTGCCCGGCACCGCGAGCGGGCTGTCCACCGCCTCCGCCCAGCGGCTCAAGGCGGGCGTCATCACCGCGATCGGCGACATCGACGCGGACGGCTACGGCGACATCGTCACCGGCATGTACTGGAACCGGGCCGACGGCGACGTCGCCTTCCCGGAGGCCTCCGACGGCGGCAAGGTGTGGATCACGTACGGCACCGCGAGCGGCGCCGGCTCCACCACCAGCATCACCCAGAACACCGGCAACGTGCCCGGCACCTCCGAGAAGAACGACTACTTCGGCTACGAGCTGGACCTCGGCGACATCAACGGCGACGGCTACCAGGACCTGGTGGTCGGCGTGGCCGGCGAGAACATCGACGGCATCACCGACACCGGCATGGTCACCGTCCTGTACGGCTCGGCCTCCGGTCTGAACACCTCCTCCGGCGCGCAGTCCTTCGCCCAGAGCACGGCCGGCGTCCCCGGCGAGGACGAGAAGAACGACGCGCTCGGCGCCGACGTCAAGCTCGACGACGTCACCGGCGACGGCCGCGCCGACCTGATCGCCGGCTCGTACGAGAACGACGGCAACGGCGCGATCCTCTACCTGCCGTCCAACGGCACGAAGATCACCACGTCCGGCGGGCGCACCGTCTCGCCGAGCGCGACCGGCGTCTCGACGACCGGCACGCCGTCGTTCGGCGTGAACATCGCCGACTGA
- a CDS encoding VCBS repeat-containing protein: protein MRVRAAGVAVVTGVLLLTACGSTAPSAPPRPPVRRAADAPRLLPVPRGDGSDVPDDFDGDGHRDLVLNDLVKRQSHADDAGIGIVYGGGPRGLVPGARQLITPGGQGARTAGQLPAVLDAEASCDLDGDGFTDLVVSTDPPYDGQGRPPVPLQLLFGSPQGLTGRAVRLVVPARARAGNDWPDRPVCGDFDGDGAHDLVVHASGEQLSFLRGPFTRKGDPKAAGAPIAAPGNVPVGPAADVDRDGYDDLVVRTAEGAGPAAVVLGGPAGPARTGVTLPAGVDVALARFGRGPALDAAVGAARETALRYDLPAPAGATPPASATLPAPGALLDTADLDGDGLGELISGGSALRVFHGRTRGLPAAGPVTVTPPAAGTTRVLATGDFDGDGRDDLVVRSHRGDTEDTVALYPGARTGLLARTPAVTFSTSAFLAR, encoded by the coding sequence ATGCGCGTGCGAGCTGCCGGGGTGGCCGTGGTGACCGGGGTCCTGCTGCTCACCGCGTGCGGATCCACCGCCCCCTCCGCGCCGCCACGCCCTCCCGTGCGGCGGGCCGCCGACGCCCCGCGCCTGCTCCCGGTGCCGCGCGGCGACGGCAGCGACGTCCCCGACGACTTCGACGGCGACGGCCACCGCGACCTCGTCCTCAACGACCTCGTCAAGCGGCAGAGCCACGCCGACGACGCGGGCATCGGCATCGTGTACGGCGGCGGTCCGCGCGGACTGGTCCCCGGCGCCCGGCAGTTGATCACGCCGGGCGGCCAAGGAGCCCGTACGGCCGGTCAGTTGCCCGCCGTCCTGGACGCCGAGGCGAGCTGCGACCTCGACGGCGACGGGTTCACCGACCTGGTCGTGTCCACGGATCCGCCCTACGACGGCCAGGGGCGGCCCCCGGTCCCCCTCCAGCTCCTCTTCGGCTCCCCGCAAGGACTCACCGGCCGCGCCGTGCGGCTGGTCGTCCCCGCCCGCGCCCGGGCCGGCAACGACTGGCCCGACCGGCCGGTGTGCGGCGACTTCGACGGCGACGGGGCGCACGACCTGGTCGTGCACGCCTCGGGCGAGCAACTGAGCTTCCTGCGCGGCCCGTTCACCCGCAAGGGTGACCCGAAGGCGGCGGGCGCGCCGATCGCCGCGCCGGGGAACGTGCCCGTCGGCCCGGCCGCCGACGTCGACCGCGACGGATACGACGACCTGGTGGTCCGTACGGCCGAGGGCGCGGGCCCCGCGGCGGTCGTGCTCGGCGGCCCGGCCGGCCCGGCCCGCACCGGCGTCACCCTGCCCGCCGGCGTCGACGTCGCCCTCGCTCGCTTCGGCAGGGGCCCGGCGCTGGACGCGGCGGTGGGCGCGGCGCGGGAGACGGCCCTGCGCTACGACCTCCCGGCCCCCGCCGGCGCCACCCCGCCCGCCTCCGCCACCCTGCCCGCCCCCGGCGCCCTGCTCGACACCGCCGACCTCGACGGCGACGGCCTCGGCGAGCTGATCTCGGGCGGCTCGGCACTGCGCGTCTTCCACGGCCGTACGCGGGGACTGCCCGCGGCCGGACCGGTGACGGTGACCCCGCCCGCCGCCGGCACCACCCGGGTCCTCGCCACCGGGGACTTCGACGGGGACGGGCGGGACGACCTCGTCGTACGGTCCCACCGGGGCGACACCGAGGACACCGTCGCGCTGTACCCGGGCGCGAGGACCGGGCTGCTCGCCCGCACGCCGGCCGTCACCTTCTCGACGTCCGCGTTCCTGGCCCGCTGA
- a CDS encoding EamA family transporter — MPNRTSSTAAARPRTPLAGLLGGPAPILISAVLWGTTGTAGSLAPAGAPAAAIGCAGLTLGGLLLYVTSRAARALPAACTRRERWLLLLGALAVAGYPLTFYPATARTGVAVATVIALGSAPVFVGLLSWALGRSRPTTRWTCATAAAVLGCALLVLGPGFSGSGTPVDPTGVLLAACAGLSYALYSLIGGRLIADGHSSDAVMGVLFGAAGVLVLPVVAGTDTRWLTETRGAAVALYLALFTVCLAYRLFGRGLRATPASVATTLTLAEPAVAAVLGVTVLGERLPVLSWGGLVVLGAGLGVLTAGGGRRADRREASGRMGS, encoded by the coding sequence GTGCCGAACCGCACCTCCTCCACGGCTGCCGCACGCCCGCGCACGCCGCTCGCCGGTCTCCTCGGCGGCCCCGCCCCCATCCTCATCTCGGCCGTCCTGTGGGGCACCACCGGAACCGCCGGCTCCCTCGCCCCGGCCGGCGCGCCCGCGGCGGCCATCGGCTGCGCGGGCCTCACCCTCGGCGGTCTCCTGCTCTACGTCACCTCCCGCGCCGCCCGCGCGCTGCCCGCCGCCTGCACCCGCCGCGAACGGTGGCTGCTGCTGCTCGGCGCGCTCGCGGTGGCCGGGTACCCGCTCACCTTCTACCCGGCGACCGCCCGCACCGGCGTCGCCGTGGCCACCGTGATCGCGCTTGGCAGCGCGCCGGTCTTCGTCGGCCTGCTCTCCTGGGCGCTGGGCCGCTCCCGCCCCACCACCCGCTGGACCTGCGCCACCGCGGCGGCCGTGCTCGGCTGCGCGCTGCTGGTGCTGGGCCCCGGGTTCAGCGGATCCGGCACGCCGGTGGACCCCACCGGCGTCCTGCTGGCCGCCTGCGCCGGGCTGTCGTACGCGCTCTACTCGCTGATCGGCGGCCGGCTGATCGCGGACGGGCACTCCTCGGACGCGGTGATGGGCGTGCTGTTCGGGGCGGCGGGCGTGTTGGTGCTGCCGGTCGTGGCGGGCACGGACACGCGGTGGCTGACCGAGACGCGGGGCGCGGCGGTGGCGCTGTACCTCGCCCTCTTCACCGTCTGCCTGGCGTACCGCCTCTTCGGCCGCGGCCTGCGCGCCACCCCGGCGTCCGTGGCGACGACCCTCACCCTCGCCGAGCCGGCCGTCGCCGCGGTGCTCGGCGTGACCGTCCTCGGCGAACGCCTGCCCGTCCTGTCATGGGGCGGGCTGGTCGTCCTGGGGGCCGGTCTCGGCGTACTGACGGCCGGGGGCGGCCGACGCGCGGATCGGCGGGAGGCGTCCGGCAGGATGGGGTCATGA
- a CDS encoding antibiotic biosynthesis monooxygenase codes for MSVVKINVLTVPAEQREVLEKRFASRAHAVESSDGFEWFELLRPVEGTDNYLVYTRWRDEESFQAWMEGPMKAAHQGGAGQGQGGGEGAERPKPAATGSTLWSFEVVQQAAPKGE; via the coding sequence ATGAGCGTAGTGAAGATCAACGTGCTGACCGTGCCCGCCGAGCAGCGGGAGGTGCTGGAGAAGCGGTTCGCGTCCCGCGCCCACGCGGTGGAGTCCTCCGACGGCTTCGAGTGGTTCGAGCTGCTGCGCCCCGTCGAGGGCACCGACAACTACCTGGTGTACACGCGGTGGCGGGACGAGGAGTCGTTCCAGGCGTGGATGGAGGGCCCGATGAAGGCGGCCCACCAGGGTGGCGCGGGCCAGGGCCAGGGCGGTGGCGAGGGCGCGGAGCGTCCGAAGCCGGCCGCGACCGGGTCCACGCTGTGGTCGTTCGAGGTCGTGCAGCAGGCGGCGCCGAAGGGAGAGTAG
- a CDS encoding DUF4333 domain-containing protein produces MTTPRLPAVARSLATWAVGALLVGCSASVGAGDGEPKLSSGKLADTVAEKLAATTGQPKPDVACPEDLTGKVGTTTRCTLTADDGSTLGVTVKVTSVDGDRIDFDIKADETASPAPR; encoded by the coding sequence ATGACCACGCCGCGCTTGCCCGCAGTAGCCCGGAGCCTTGCGACCTGGGCCGTCGGCGCGCTGCTCGTCGGCTGCTCGGCCTCGGTCGGTGCCGGCGACGGCGAGCCGAAGCTGTCCTCCGGGAAGCTGGCCGACACGGTTGCCGAGAAGCTGGCGGCCACCACCGGGCAGCCGAAGCCGGACGTCGCCTGCCCCGAGGACCTCACCGGCAAGGTCGGTACGACCACCCGTTGCACCCTCACCGCGGACGACGGCAGCACGCTGGGCGTGACGGTCAAGGTCACCTCCGTCGACGGGGACCGGATCGACTTCGACATCAAGGCCGACGAGACGGCTTCACCGGCCCCGCGCTGA